In a single window of the Flavobacterium ammoniigenes genome:
- a CDS encoding TraR/DksA family transcriptional regulator, whose translation MVDEIARYSEADLAEFKVLIQKKIQKAQEDLDLIKSAYMNDLNNGTDDTSPTFKAFEEGSETMSKEANSQLAIRQEKFIRDLKNALFRVENKTYGVCKVTGKLISKERLMIVPHATMSIEAKNMQR comes from the coding sequence ATGGTAGATGAAATTGCAAGATACTCAGAAGCTGATTTAGCAGAATTTAAAGTATTAATCCAAAAGAAAATACAAAAAGCACAGGAAGATTTAGACTTGATCAAAAGTGCTTATATGAATGATTTGAATAATGGAACTGATGATACGTCGCCAACATTCAAAGCGTTTGAAGAAGGTAGCGAAACCATGTCTAAAGAAGCGAACTCGCAATTAGCGATTCGTCAAGAAAAGTTCATTCGCGATTTGAAAAACGCACTTTTCCGTGTAGAAAACAAAACGTACGGAGTGTGCAAAGTAACGGGTAAATTAATCAGCAAAGAAAGATTAATGATCGTACCGCATGCTACTATGAGTATCGAAGCAAAAAACATGCAACGATAA
- a CDS encoding lipoprotein signal peptidase — MSLRNAYLLVVLILLVDQVSKIYIKTNFILGEEVEVFSWFKIYFIENEGMAWGTKIPGEYGKLILTVFRLFAVAGIGYWLWDSITKRQSSNYLIVAIVLIMAGAFGNIIDSVFYGVTFDDSQQNVATLFSNEPYGTWFHGKVVDMFYFPIWQGNLPSWLPIWGGKEFTFFNAIFNIADVAISTGVGILLFFNKKAFPPHQKVVLSK, encoded by the coding sequence ATCTCTTTACGCAACGCTTATTTACTTGTAGTTCTTATACTCTTAGTAGATCAAGTGTCCAAAATTTATATTAAAACCAACTTCATACTTGGAGAGGAAGTGGAAGTGTTTTCATGGTTTAAAATTTATTTTATAGAAAACGAAGGTATGGCTTGGGGAACCAAAATTCCCGGCGAATATGGCAAATTAATTTTGACTGTTTTTCGTTTGTTCGCCGTTGCGGGGATTGGGTATTGGTTGTGGGATTCTATTACAAAAAGACAGAGTTCAAATTATTTGATTGTTGCCATCGTGTTGATTATGGCAGGTGCTTTCGGGAATATTATAGATTCTGTTTTTTATGGAGTGACCTTTGACGACAGTCAACAAAATGTAGCTACTTTGTTTTCAAATGAACCTTATGGAACTTGGTTTCATGGAAAAGTAGTCGACATGTTCTATTTTCCAATTTGGCAAGGTAATTTACCGTCATGGTTACCGATATGGGGAGGCAAAGAATTTACATTTTTCAACGCCATTTTTAATATTGCAGATGTAGCGATTTCAACCGGAGTTGGAATATTGCTTTTCTTTAATAAAAAAGCATTTCCACCACATCAAAAAGTAGTCTTATCCAAATAA
- the radA gene encoding DNA repair protein RadA codes for MSKVKTTFFCQNCGTQYAKWQGQCNACKEWNTIAEEIVQKQEKVAWKSEPTAAGKAPKPLRINEIDSTQEIRLDTTDNELNRVLGGGIVPGSLILLGGEPGIGKSTLLLQISLSLPYKTLYVSGEESQKQIKMRAERITPNGDNCYILTETKTQNIFKQIETIQPEIVIIDSIQTLHTDYIESTPGSISQIRETTAELIKFAKETNIPVILIGHITKDGTIAGPKILEHMVDTVLQFEGDRNHVYRILRSLKNRFGSTAEIGIYEMLGSGLREVSNPSEILISHKDEELSGTAIATTLEGMRPLMLEIQALVSTAVYGTPQRSTTGYNAKRLNMILAVLEKRAGFRLGAKDVFLNITGGISVDDPAIDLAVVAAILSSNEDIPVNKDFCFAGEVGLSGEIRPVNRVDQRIQEAEKLGFSTIFVSKYNKIALKDTGIKIRLVAKIEDVAGELFG; via the coding sequence ATGTCGAAAGTTAAAACCACTTTTTTCTGTCAAAACTGCGGAACGCAATACGCCAAATGGCAAGGACAATGTAATGCCTGCAAAGAATGGAACACTATTGCTGAAGAAATTGTTCAGAAACAAGAAAAAGTAGCATGGAAAAGCGAACCGACAGCAGCTGGAAAAGCGCCAAAACCTTTGCGAATAAATGAAATCGATTCTACTCAAGAAATACGTTTAGACACTACAGACAATGAACTTAATCGCGTGTTGGGGGGCGGAATTGTTCCAGGCTCTTTAATCCTATTAGGAGGTGAACCGGGCATTGGAAAAAGTACGCTTTTGCTTCAAATATCCTTAAGTTTACCTTATAAAACGCTGTATGTCTCTGGTGAAGAAAGTCAAAAACAAATTAAAATGCGTGCCGAACGTATTACGCCAAATGGAGATAATTGCTATATTTTGACCGAAACCAAAACTCAAAATATCTTCAAGCAAATTGAAACGATCCAACCTGAAATAGTAATTATTGATTCGATTCAAACACTCCATACCGATTATATTGAATCGACGCCAGGTAGTATTTCTCAAATTAGAGAAACAACTGCTGAGTTGATTAAGTTTGCCAAAGAAACCAATATTCCTGTTATTTTAATTGGTCATATTACGAAAGACGGTACCATTGCAGGTCCGAAAATTTTGGAACATATGGTCGATACCGTTTTGCAATTTGAAGGCGACCGAAATCATGTGTACCGCATCTTGCGTTCACTGAAAAATCGTTTTGGTTCTACTGCCGAAATTGGGATTTATGAGATGTTAGGGAGCGGCTTGCGCGAGGTATCGAATCCATCTGAGATTTTGATTTCGCACAAAGACGAAGAATTATCTGGAACCGCTATTGCTACCACTTTAGAAGGCATGCGTCCTTTAATGCTAGAAATACAAGCCTTAGTAAGCACCGCTGTGTATGGAACTCCGCAGCGCAGCACGACGGGATACAATGCTAAAAGGCTGAATATGATATTGGCTGTTTTAGAAAAACGCGCTGGTTTTAGATTGGGAGCCAAAGACGTTTTTCTCAATATTACCGGTGGAATTTCTGTAGACGATCCCGCTATTGATTTGGCCGTTGTTGCCGCTATTTTATCTTCCAATGAAGATATTCCTGTCAATAAAGATTTTTGCTTTGCAGGCGAAGTAGGACTTTCTGGCGAGATTCGACCTGTAAACCGTGTGGATCAACGCATTCAAGAAGCTGAAAAATTAGGCTTTTCAACCATTTTTGTTTCCAAGTACAACAAAATTGCTTTGAAAGACACCGGCATCAAGATTCGCCTTGTAGCAAAAATTGAAGACGTGGCTGGAGAATTATTTGGATAA
- the panD gene encoding aspartate 1-decarboxylase, producing MQIQVVKSKIHRVKVTGADLNYIGSITIDEALLEASNIIEGEKVAIVNVNNGERFETYAIKGERNSGTITLNGPAARKVQKDDIIIIISYATLEFEEAKTFQPWIIFPNENDNSLT from the coding sequence ATGCAAATTCAAGTAGTAAAATCAAAAATACACCGCGTTAAAGTAACCGGAGCCGATTTAAATTACATCGGCAGCATTACTATTGACGAAGCCTTACTCGAAGCCTCTAACATTATTGAAGGTGAAAAAGTAGCTATCGTAAACGTAAATAATGGCGAGCGTTTTGAAACCTATGCTATTAAAGGAGAACGAAATTCAGGGACAATTACTCTAAATGGACCTGCTGCACGAAAAGTTCAAAAAGACGATATTATTATCATCATTTCGTATGCCACACTTGAGTTTGAGGAGGCTAAAACCTTTCAACCATGGATCATTTTTCCAAATGAAAACGACAATTCCTTAACTTAA
- the panC gene encoding pantoate--beta-alanine ligase — MHIFYGKAPLIAHLNSSQFIDSTIGFVPTMGALHDGHLALMERSIRENGYTVVSIFVNPTQFNNPEDLAKYPRTLEEDVRKITALNPEMIVYAPSVDDIYDGKPISQSFDFDGLENQMEGKFRPGHFDGVGTIVKRLFEIVTPTNAYFGEKDFQQLQIVKKLVAKYSLPVTIIGCPIYREANQLAMSSRNERLTLEERNQASVIYQTLLQAKVLFQNETIESAIQLVQQTFENHPLFDLEYFVIADEETLLSSITKEENKNYRAFIAVFVNNIRLIDTISLN, encoded by the coding sequence ATGCACATTTTCTACGGAAAAGCTCCATTAATAGCGCATTTAAATTCTTCTCAATTTATAGATTCGACTATTGGGTTTGTGCCAACAATGGGTGCATTACATGACGGTCACTTGGCATTAATGGAACGTTCCATCCGAGAAAATGGGTATACTGTAGTCAGTATTTTTGTCAATCCAACCCAATTTAATAATCCAGAAGATTTAGCTAAATATCCACGGACTTTAGAAGAAGACGTAAGAAAAATTACCGCTTTGAATCCAGAAATGATTGTATATGCTCCCTCTGTCGACGATATTTATGATGGCAAGCCCATTTCGCAATCTTTTGATTTTGACGGGTTAGAAAACCAAATGGAAGGCAAATTTAGACCCGGTCATTTTGATGGAGTGGGAACAATTGTGAAGCGTTTATTCGAAATTGTAACCCCAACCAATGCGTATTTTGGAGAAAAAGATTTTCAACAATTACAAATTGTCAAAAAATTAGTTGCCAAATACAGCTTACCCGTTACTATAATTGGCTGTCCTATTTATAGAGAGGCTAATCAACTTGCAATGAGTTCAAGAAACGAGCGTTTGACGTTAGAAGAACGAAATCAAGCCAGTGTAATTTATCAAACGTTGCTTCAAGCCAAAGTACTCTTTCAAAATGAAACCATAGAAAGTGCGATTCAATTGGTTCAACAAACATTTGAAAATCATCCGCTTTTTGATTTGGAATACTTTGTAATTGCTGATGAAGAAACGCTATTATCCTCTATTACTAAAGAAGAAAACAAAAATTATAGAGCATTTATTGCCGTTTTTGTTAACAATATTCGATTGATTGATACCATTTCACTAAATTAA
- a CDS encoding glycogen/starch synthase encodes MKDKRILYVSSEVVPYLDENEVSLMSYDVPKMINDQGGQIRIFMPRYGNINERRHQLHEVIRLSGMNLVVNDLDMPLIIKVASIPKERIQVYFIDNDEYFKRKATFTDEAGTMYPDNDERAIFFAKGVVETVKKLNWVPDIIHVHGWMAAMLPIYMKHFYKNEALFSDTKIVTSVYSQSFEGTLDAEMINKVKFDNVPLESILDLEVPDYENIIKATVKHSDAVIIASENLSPSLTKFIESSGKPFLPFQSKEVFAEAYTNFYKNEVL; translated from the coding sequence ATGAAAGACAAGAGGATATTATATGTATCATCTGAAGTTGTTCCTTATCTTGATGAGAATGAGGTTTCTTTGATGTCCTACGATGTACCGAAAATGATTAATGATCAAGGCGGACAAATTAGAATTTTTATGCCAAGATATGGCAATATCAATGAAAGAAGACATCAATTACATGAGGTAATTCGACTTTCAGGAATGAATTTGGTAGTAAATGATTTGGATATGCCTTTGATTATTAAGGTGGCATCCATTCCAAAAGAAAGAATCCAAGTCTATTTTATTGATAATGACGAGTATTTTAAGCGCAAAGCAACATTCACTGATGAAGCAGGTACAATGTATCCTGATAACGATGAACGTGCTATCTTTTTCGCAAAAGGTGTTGTAGAAACGGTTAAAAAATTAAACTGGGTTCCAGATATTATTCATGTTCACGGATGGATGGCAGCAATGTTACCTATTTATATGAAGCATTTTTATAAAAACGAAGCTTTGTTTTCTGACACTAAAATCGTTACATCGGTATACAGTCAGTCTTTCGAAGGTACTTTAGATGCTGAAATGATTAATAAAGTTAAATTTGATAATGTGCCTTTGGAGTCAATTCTAGACTTAGAAGTTCCTGACTATGAAAACATTATTAAAGCAACAGTTAAACATTCAGATGCTGTAATTATTGCTTCTGAAAATCTATCGCCAAGTTTAACAAAATTTATAGAATCTTCAGGAAAACCTTTTTTACCTTTCCAATCGAAAGAAGTATTTGCTGAGGCATATACTAACTTCTATAAAAACGAGGTTCTTTAG